Proteins encoded within one genomic window of Empedobacter falsenii:
- the hisE gene encoding phosphoribosyl-ATP diphosphatase, with the protein MKTNDFMELNENTSEVKEAKKFPFLKKLEIMMEEAKLEDAKKSKMKRVHKKGNSQIAKKMGEEAVEMVIASEQDNDENFLEESADVFFYYLMALHARGFELKDVLEILKKRHKK; encoded by the coding sequence ATGAAAACAAACGATTTTATGGAACTTAATGAAAATACTTCTGAAGTCAAAGAAGCGAAAAAATTTCCATTCTTAAAGAAATTGGAAATAATGATGGAAGAGGCGAAATTAGAGGATGCGAAAAAATCTAAAATGAAACGTGTTCATAAAAAAGGTAATTCTCAAATCGCTAAAAAAATGGGAGAAGAAGCTGTAGAAATGGTTATTGCTTCGGAACAAGATAACGACGAAAACTTTTTAGAAGAATCGGCAGATGTTTTCTTTTATTACCTAATGGCGCTACATGCACGTGGTTTTGAATTGAAAGATGTTTTGGAGATTTTAAAGAAAAGGCATAAAAAATAA
- a CDS encoding M48 family metalloprotease encodes MQKGGTSIKLIIAAAIVIFSVIKYFSSSEVNEITGEKQYISLTKDDEIAMGINSAPQMAQEFGGLSRNAQYQELVKRVGAKVVNNSDAHKTNYPFQFYVLADNRTVNAFALPGGPIFITEALLTRLQNEDQLAGVLGHEVGHVIARHSAEQMSKQELSQGIAGAAGVAAGDANSAYYAQVVANMVNMKYGRDDELESDDLGVRFMIQAGYNPEALIGVMDILEEASGGSQVPEFQSTHPSPSNRREKIKAAIEKYRNQ; translated from the coding sequence ATGCAAAAGGGCGGAACGTCGATAAAATTAATAATTGCGGCAGCAATTGTTATTTTTTCTGTTATAAAATATTTTTCTTCTTCTGAAGTCAATGAAATTACAGGCGAAAAGCAATATATTTCATTAACCAAAGATGACGAAATTGCGATGGGAATTAATTCGGCTCCGCAAATGGCACAAGAGTTTGGTGGACTATCTCGAAATGCTCAATACCAGGAGCTTGTAAAACGAGTAGGCGCGAAAGTTGTTAATAATAGTGATGCACATAAAACGAATTATCCATTTCAGTTTTATGTGTTAGCAGATAATCGAACTGTAAATGCTTTTGCATTGCCTGGTGGACCAATTTTTATTACCGAAGCCTTATTGACGCGTTTGCAAAACGAAGATCAATTGGCTGGAGTTTTGGGACACGAAGTTGGTCATGTTATTGCGCGTCATAGTGCAGAACAAATGTCGAAACAAGAGCTTTCGCAAGGAATTGCAGGAGCGGCTGGTGTTGCAGCTGGAGATGCAAATTCGGCTTATTATGCGCAAGTTGTGGCAAATATGGTGAACATGAAATATGGTCGAGATGATGAATTGGAGTCTGATGATTTGGGCGTTCGATTTATGATTCAGGCAGGATATAATCCAGAAGCATTGATTGGTGTAATGGATATTTTGGAAGAAGCTTCAGGAGGAAGCCAAGTTCCAGAATTTCAGAGTACGCATCCATCGCCATCAAATCGTCGCGAAAAAATAAAAGCTGCTATAGAGAAATATAGAAATCAGTAG